GACCGTTCTGGACTTGTGAAGATACCGTTGTGCTTCCACCAGCGATCTGTCTCGGTGGGTTTCGAGAGACGTGTCCGAAAGAGGCACTCGTACTCCTTTAGGTGCTTTGCCTCAGGTTCACTTGCAGTTCCCTCAGTCGGCATCCCCAACGGGTGAAGCCCCAGGTTCACGGCGTAGCTATCGCCCCACTTCGAGGCCTGGACATTGATCACATTGATGAGATCGCTCGATACTCGGTAGAAATTCTGGCCAGATCCCTTGAAACCCTCCTGTCTTACGTGCGGAGCAAATTCCTGCTTTAGCACGTTCAGAAATCGCGTCTTGGAGTCCATTAGACCTAACGCAGAGGTGAGGGATGCTGGCGGACACCAAGAGCTCCACGCCGCAAACGAGTCACCTCCCGCCGCCATTTTCGCTCCACCGACAGACTAGGCGGCTGTGCTGAGCGTGCGAAGCAATAGTCTCTCATCCTTAGAAAGTATTCGCTCTGCCGGAGAACCCGCGTCCAGCACAAGCTCAAACATCTCGTTTTCGGGCGTGGCGACAAAACCAGACATCAAACGGTAAGGCTGAACCACCGTAACGTCAGCGGGAAACCCTGTAGCCCCGGCAAACTGCTTGGCACGCTCCTCGATGGTAAAGAAGGGAAAAACCTGTCTGCCGCCCCGTTCGCAATTGAAGGGAAACACCGAATCGTCGTCGCCAACCTCTGAAACGTCTATGCGGTGTTCGGCGATAACATCGAAGGCTGCCGGGTCTGTGACGCTCGCGATAGCACGATAGTTAGATGCCCGGTTCGTCCTCATTTGGTTTGTTGCAGCACGGTCGCAATATTCGTGAAGCCGTGCTGGCGAGCAAGGTCAATGACGGAACGGCCACTAGGCAACTCTGATCGCGCGCCAGAGGTAAGGAGCAAACGGACGGCGTCTGCGTGGC
The nucleotide sequence above comes from Candidatus Paceibacterota bacterium. Encoded proteins:
- a CDS encoding DUF4304 domain-containing protein — its product is MDSKTRFLNVLKQEFAPHVRQEGFKGSGQNFYRVSSDLINVINVQASKWGDSYAVNLGLHPLGMPTEGTASEPEAKHLKEYECLFRTRLSKPTETDRWWKHNGIFTSPERSARSLIDCYKRYGSRYFLMYQSAAQLLQAFDCDEMGRKDNVVIAGQTMVKGRAALVGAWLAEHLHDYARARELADFAEANKWDKWPFAGEVARLRQLT